In the genome of Myxococcus stipitatus, one region contains:
- a CDS encoding type I polyketide synthase: MGSHVEYQGDSGLAVAIVGMAVRVPGAQDVAAFWRMLRAGVEGITFFSDEALKSLGVDPAFLANPSFVRAAPVLERPGRFDAAFFGYAPREAELLDPQHRVFLECAWTALEHAGYAPGKVPGTTGIFAGSSLSSYLLFNLLSRAEFQQAEDTFPAMVANDKDFLATRVAYHLDFKGPALTVQTGCSTSLVATHLACQALLGYQCDVALAGGVSVHVPQRTGYTYQEGGITSPDGHCRAFDAKGQGTLFGSGAGVVVLKRLDDALKDGDTIHAVIRGSAINNDGAVKVGFTAPGVEGQMEVIARAQAMADVTPDSISYVEAHGTATPLGDPVEVQALDGVFRAGTDQRAFCGLGSVKTNVGHLDAAAGVTGLVKTALSLEHAELPPSLNYEAPNPRIDFANSPFYVNASLKPWPVGATPRRAGVSSFGIGGTNAHVILEESPFIPPGDVARAWQVLVLSARTPTALEALTSSLLSHMKEHPEQPLADVAWTLQSGRKALDLRRVVVCKDRDDAVRVLETRDPQRLFTLAPGSSTPSAVFMFPGGGAQYPDMGRGLYAAEPAFREAVDQCCALLRPRLGFDLKPLMYPDADSAANAGQRLKRTSLALPALFTVEYAMARLWESWGLKPEAVIGHSLGEYTAACLAGVFSLEDALALVVLRGKLFEELPGGGMLSVPMPEAEVRPLLGESLSLAAVNGPSQCVVAGTVEAVEALAAELARREVEFRHIPIDVAAHSHLVTPILARFQEFIGTLRRNAPTLPLMSNVTGTWMTPEEAVDPAYWTRHLRHTVRFGDGIRTLAEQPHRVYLEVGPGRTLGTLARLQLTGPSAPPVLPSLRHPQDPVADEELLAATLGKLWAAGVSIDWAAVRGGARRLRVPLPTYPFEGQDYWLAPEAPSAARRGNARKNADVASWFYLPAWRRAPLSPPKAGAVTPRDWVVFQDSTGAGEALVNELVRAGHRVVRVTPGTHLQELGEHHFSLDPTAPEETFFLLNAVKAKGLDVERVVHLWSLDGDGAPDFERAQERGFHSVLRLTRALVEAALPRRVDLTVVGRMALEVESTDEVRPELATVPALCKVIPQEHDGIACRYVDLGRGTGLSTVNALTRELLSDSAEPVVALRGAQRLVQTHEPLRLEQDAVAAQPLRTRGVYLITGGLGGVGLLLAGALARSHQARLVLVGRSGLEVDPGGHKQRAVKELEAAGAEVLVVRADVADESRLRGVLTEAEARFGAVHGVIHAAGLAGEGAVALLAGLDAAACAPHFRAKVHGTYALERALDGRLLDFVLLVSSNAAVLGGLGLGAYGAANAFLDAFAASRAHAGTTRWLSTNWDGWPVAEDGTQGAKTSLDAFAMSSTEAVEAFRRVVESAQGGQVVVSTGDLPARVARWVRKEGASAEAPTGTVHERPQLGTEYVAPTDDVELALAKVWQEQLGLAQLGIHDNFFDLGGNSLLWLKIVGRLKRELGRDIPLTSVFEAPTVATLAKKLGGPATAAQPPGFETSQNRGAQRRERRSRRE; encoded by the coding sequence ATGGGGAGTCATGTGGAGTACCAGGGGGACTCAGGACTGGCTGTGGCCATCGTGGGCATGGCGGTGCGTGTACCTGGGGCCCAGGACGTGGCTGCGTTCTGGCGCATGCTGCGCGCGGGCGTGGAGGGCATCACCTTCTTCTCCGACGAGGCGCTGAAGTCCCTCGGCGTGGACCCGGCGTTCCTGGCCAATCCCAGTTTCGTTCGCGCCGCGCCCGTGCTGGAGCGACCGGGCCGCTTCGACGCGGCCTTCTTCGGCTACGCCCCCCGCGAGGCCGAGCTGCTGGACCCGCAGCACCGCGTCTTCCTGGAGTGCGCGTGGACGGCGCTGGAGCACGCGGGCTACGCCCCCGGGAAGGTGCCGGGCACGACGGGCATCTTCGCGGGCTCCAGCCTGAGCAGCTACCTGCTCTTCAACTTGCTCTCGCGCGCGGAGTTCCAGCAGGCCGAGGACACCTTCCCGGCCATGGTGGCCAACGACAAGGACTTCCTCGCCACGCGCGTGGCCTACCACCTGGACTTCAAGGGCCCCGCCCTCACCGTCCAGACGGGCTGCTCCACGTCGCTGGTCGCCACGCACCTGGCCTGCCAGGCCCTGCTCGGCTACCAGTGTGACGTCGCGCTCGCGGGCGGCGTGTCCGTGCACGTGCCCCAGCGCACGGGCTACACCTACCAGGAAGGCGGCATCACCTCGCCGGACGGGCACTGCCGCGCGTTCGATGCGAAGGGCCAGGGCACGCTCTTCGGCAGCGGCGCGGGCGTCGTGGTGCTCAAGCGCCTGGATGACGCGCTCAAGGACGGCGACACCATCCACGCCGTCATTCGCGGCTCGGCCATCAACAACGACGGCGCGGTGAAGGTGGGCTTCACGGCGCCCGGCGTGGAAGGCCAGATGGAGGTCATCGCCCGTGCCCAGGCCATGGCGGACGTGACGCCGGACTCCATCTCCTACGTGGAAGCCCATGGCACGGCCACGCCGCTGGGAGACCCCGTCGAGGTGCAGGCGCTCGATGGTGTGTTCCGCGCCGGCACCGACCAGCGCGCGTTCTGCGGGCTCGGCTCGGTGAAGACCAACGTGGGCCACCTGGACGCCGCCGCGGGGGTGACGGGCCTGGTGAAGACGGCGCTCTCGCTGGAGCACGCGGAGCTTCCTCCCAGCCTGAACTACGAGGCGCCCAACCCGCGCATCGACTTCGCGAACAGCCCCTTCTACGTCAACGCGAGCCTCAAGCCCTGGCCGGTGGGCGCGACGCCCCGCCGCGCGGGGGTGAGCTCCTTCGGCATCGGCGGCACCAACGCGCACGTCATCCTGGAAGAGTCGCCCTTCATCCCGCCGGGCGATGTGGCGCGCGCGTGGCAGGTCCTCGTCCTCTCCGCGCGGACTCCGACGGCGCTGGAGGCGCTGACCTCGTCGCTGCTCTCGCACATGAAGGAGCATCCGGAGCAGCCGCTCGCGGACGTGGCGTGGACGCTGCAATCAGGGCGCAAGGCGCTGGACCTGCGACGCGTGGTCGTCTGCAAGGACCGGGACGATGCCGTGCGCGTGCTCGAGACGAGAGACCCCCAGCGCCTCTTCACGCTGGCGCCGGGCTCCTCGACGCCGTCCGCCGTCTTCATGTTCCCCGGTGGCGGCGCGCAATACCCGGACATGGGTCGCGGCCTCTATGCCGCCGAGCCCGCCTTCCGCGAGGCCGTGGACCAGTGCTGCGCGCTCCTGCGTCCTCGCCTGGGCTTCGACCTGAAGCCCCTGATGTACCCGGACGCGGACTCCGCCGCGAACGCCGGTCAGCGGCTCAAGCGGACCTCGCTGGCCCTGCCCGCGCTGTTCACCGTCGAGTACGCGATGGCGCGCCTGTGGGAGTCCTGGGGCCTGAAGCCCGAGGCGGTCATCGGCCACAGCCTGGGTGAGTACACGGCGGCGTGCCTCGCGGGCGTCTTCTCGCTGGAGGACGCGCTGGCGCTGGTGGTGCTGCGCGGCAAGCTCTTCGAGGAGCTGCCCGGTGGCGGCATGCTCAGCGTGCCCATGCCCGAGGCGGAGGTCCGGCCGCTGCTCGGCGAGTCCCTGTCGCTCGCGGCGGTGAATGGCCCCTCGCAGTGCGTGGTCGCCGGGACCGTGGAGGCCGTCGAGGCGCTGGCCGCGGAGCTGGCGCGCCGCGAGGTGGAGTTCCGCCACATCCCCATCGACGTGGCGGCGCACTCACACCTGGTGACGCCGATTCTCGCGCGCTTCCAGGAGTTCATCGGGACGCTGCGGCGCAACGCCCCCACCCTGCCGCTGATGTCCAACGTCACCGGCACGTGGATGACGCCCGAGGAGGCCGTGGACCCGGCCTACTGGACACGGCACCTGCGGCACACGGTGCGCTTCGGCGACGGCATCCGCACGCTCGCGGAGCAGCCTCACCGCGTCTATCTGGAAGTCGGTCCGGGCCGCACGCTCGGGACGCTGGCGCGGTTGCAGCTCACCGGCCCCAGCGCGCCGCCCGTGCTCCCGTCCCTGCGCCATCCGCAGGACCCGGTGGCGGATGAGGAGCTGCTCGCGGCCACGCTCGGAAAGCTCTGGGCCGCGGGTGTGAGCATCGACTGGGCCGCGGTGCGTGGAGGCGCGCGGCGGCTGCGCGTGCCGTTGCCCACGTATCCCTTCGAGGGCCAGGACTACTGGCTCGCCCCCGAGGCGCCCTCCGCCGCGCGCCGTGGCAACGCGAGGAAGAACGCGGACGTGGCCAGCTGGTTCTACCTCCCCGCCTGGAGGCGCGCTCCGCTGTCACCGCCCAAGGCGGGCGCCGTCACCCCGCGAGACTGGGTCGTGTTCCAGGACTCGACGGGCGCGGGCGAGGCGCTGGTCAACGAGCTGGTGCGCGCGGGCCACCGCGTCGTGCGCGTCACGCCGGGCACGCACCTCCAGGAGCTGGGTGAGCACCACTTCAGCCTGGACCCGACGGCTCCCGAGGAGACCTTCTTCCTGCTGAACGCCGTGAAGGCGAAGGGCCTCGACGTGGAGCGCGTGGTCCACCTGTGGAGCCTGGATGGCGACGGCGCCCCGGACTTCGAGCGAGCCCAGGAGCGCGGCTTCCACTCCGTGCTCCGGCTGACGCGTGCGCTGGTCGAAGCGGCGCTGCCCAGGCGCGTGGATCTGACGGTGGTGGGGCGCATGGCGCTGGAGGTGGAGAGCACGGACGAGGTCCGGCCCGAGCTCGCCACGGTCCCCGCGCTGTGCAAGGTGATTCCCCAGGAGCACGACGGCATCGCGTGCCGGTATGTCGACCTGGGCCGCGGCACGGGCCTGTCCACCGTGAACGCGCTGACGCGCGAGCTGCTCTCCGACTCCGCCGAGCCAGTGGTGGCCCTGCGGGGTGCACAGCGCCTCGTGCAGACGCATGAGCCGCTGCGGCTCGAGCAGGACGCCGTGGCCGCGCAGCCCCTCCGCACGCGCGGCGTGTACCTCATCACGGGTGGCCTGGGCGGCGTGGGTCTGCTGCTCGCGGGAGCACTCGCGCGGAGCCATCAAGCGCGGCTGGTCCTCGTGGGCCGCTCCGGGTTGGAGGTGGACCCGGGAGGTCACAAGCAGCGCGCGGTGAAGGAGCTGGAAGCCGCGGGCGCGGAGGTGCTCGTGGTTCGCGCGGACGTCGCGGACGAGTCGCGGCTGCGCGGCGTGCTCACGGAGGCGGAGGCGCGCTTCGGAGCGGTGCACGGCGTCATCCACGCCGCGGGCCTCGCGGGTGAAGGCGCGGTGGCCCTGCTCGCCGGACTGGATGCCGCGGCCTGTGCGCCGCACTTCCGCGCGAAGGTCCATGGCACGTACGCGCTGGAGCGGGCGCTCGACGGACGCTTGCTGGACTTCGTGCTGCTGGTGTCCTCCAACGCCGCCGTGCTCGGGGGCCTGGGGCTTGGCGCCTATGGCGCGGCCAACGCCTTCCTCGATGCGTTCGCGGCCTCGCGCGCCCACGCGGGCACGACGCGCTGGCTGAGCACCAACTGGGATGGCTGGCCCGTCGCCGAGGACGGGACGCAGGGCGCGAAGACGAGCCTGGACGCGTTCGCCATGTCCTCGACCGAGGCCGTGGAGGCGTTCCGCCGCGTCGTGGAGTCCGCGCAGGGCGGACAGGTCGTGGTCTCCACCGGCGACCTGCCCGCGCGCGTGGCGCGCTGGGTGCGGAAGGAAGGCGCGAGCGCGGAGGCCCCCACGGGCACGGTGCATGAGCGGCCTCAGCTCGGCACCGAGTACGTGGCTCCCACGGATGACGTGGAGCTGGCGCTGGCGAAGGTCTGGCAGGAGCAGCTCGGACTGGCGCAGCTGGGCATCCACGACAACTTCTTCGACCTCGGCGGGAACTCGTTGCTGTGGCTCAAGATCGTGGGTCGGCTGAAGCGGGAGCTGGGGCGCGACATTCCCCTGACCTCCGTCTTCGAGGCCCCCACCGTCGCCACGCTGGCGAAGAAGCTGGGCGGGCCGGCCACCGCGGCCCAGCCCCCGGGCTTCGAGACGAGTCAGAACCGAGGCGCGCAGCGCAGGGAGCGGCGAAGCCGCCGCGAGTGA
- a CDS encoding MupA/Atu3671 family FMN-dependent luciferase-like monooxygenase produces the protein MNQRNEKSVGDFHNLVDLLGYRAQVRGDALLYRFLESGDVDGPVEEWSYARLDARARALGAQLRASGATGERALLLYPPGMEFVAGFMGCLYGGVIAVPCYPPDPTRLERTLPRLRAIAQDCGARYVLTTQFIVDMSELFKPQAPELAELQWLASDSVPEGLAADWRRPELEGNTLAFLQYTSGSTGNPKGVMVSHANILHNEAFITRGFGLDASRSSGMGWLPMFHDMGLIGKVLQPLYLGFPCTLMSPISFLQRPLRWLEAISHYQATCSGGPNFAYDLCVRKATEEDRAKLKLHSWDLAFNGAEPVRRETLERFAETFAPCGFRRTAFYPCYGLAETTLIVTGGTKGQPYVHGQFVSDAMEHGRAEEAAADAPGTRTLVGAGVSAPDQRVLIVHPESREVLPANSVGEIWVSGPSVAQGYWARPEETAHAFDARLASGEGPFLRTGDLAFLSASGELFVTGRLKDLLIIRGRNLYPQDLEMDAERAHRAVRAGCSAAFSVDVEGEERLFVALEVDVRDGFDASAVVAAVRQRLAEQHTVHAHGIVLLQARSIPKTSSGKIQRRATKAAYLAGELEVVELSVAETEPVAAPPAPTLPLKELLVTASETERRAHVEEFLRHAVARTLRVDVRKLQGDSSLASLGLDSLMVLELHGLLESELGVALPAAFLWMSQTLEAAADKLLEAWQGVRPDFSLAAPPLTAGPRDGELPLSSGQLRLWFLDRLVPDSALYNVHFQLHLGGPLDGEALRRSLDALLTRHPLLNAAFPEVEGQPRLVVRAPASLPLPQVDLRSEKPEAREAALHRLALEQAREPFRLMEGPTVRATLVRLGDNEHRLLMTQHHIVTDGWSVGVLGRELAALYRAQVSDTDAKLPPPRLHYADYSRWQQGLGPLLDGQRAYWAKQLAGLPRLELPTDFTRPREPRVQGALHRLTLDRSLVESLRALGRREGCTLFITLTAAWTALLHRYSGQEDFAVGTVVANRERPELRDVLGFFAHTLALRADLAGQPSFRELLARTRRTFHEALAHADLPFEDVVASARVPRGGADNPLFQTALLLEALPPTDLTVPGMEWRPVLPVPDGAVEGTSKFDLQLSLVETADGLSGALEYRTDLFAPATVARLASHFETVLRAAVEAVELKVDDLPLLDAEETRRLLVDWNDLTPAQADDAALCIHAQFRAQAARTPDAVAVAGDDATLTYAELEGRANALAWRLRDAGVGPEVRVGLCLERSAAMMVAMLGVLKAGGAYVPLDPDYPRERLAFMLEDSGAAVLLTETHLQGSIPPGRARVVLLDDASVDARETRDVPPASGTSTSSLAYVIYTSGSTGRPKGVMVPHGGVANFFTAMDARLGHQPVGSWLAVTSISFDISVLELLWTLTRGFKVVVQGEGALLKAPSRVATARRKPMELSLFYFADDAEKSTGDRYRLLMEGAKFADRHGFAAVWTPERHFHAFGGLYPSPAVASAAIAAVTERVAIRAGSVVLPLHHPVRVAEEWALVDNLSKGRVGISVASGWHANDFVFAPERYEKRRELMMEGLETVRRLWRGETLKMQGGAGAQVDVTLRPRPIQKDLPVWLTAAGNPDTFITAGRMGCHVLTHLLGQTWDDLEKKLGLYRDAWRAAGHAGDGHVTLMLHTFIGEDAAQVRAVVEKPFRDYLRSSADLMRGLGRTLGVDLDTATEADLDRLAAQAFERYFETSGLFGTPRSVRERMEQLRALGVDEVGCLIDFGIPAETVLASLPRLHEVKCQADRDGRRASTARSIPLNLREHAVTHLQCTPSLARALMAEPETVEALAGLRRLMVGGEALPSSLGTSLRQALGEGARLLNMYGPTETTIWSSTHDVRDESGPVASIGSPFSRTQFYLLDAKLRPVPVGVPGELFIGGAGVVRGYLSRPELTAERFVPDPFSREPGARVYRTGDRARWRDDGTVEFLGRVDHQLKVRGFRIEAGEIEAVLSARPEVREAVVVAREDTPGDVRLVAYVVARDGQTVDATALRDAVALRLPEHMVPSLLVTLPALPLTPNGKVDRKALPAPTAARASRAAYVAPQSQLEMQISDVWKQVLNVDQVGVDDNFFDLGGHSLLMVQVHARLKAVLGSELPLLKLLEHPTVSALARYLRQGPASNVTPVESAQDRAKRQLESMKRQQQRARKQG, from the coding sequence ATGAATCAGCGCAACGAAAAGTCCGTGGGTGACTTCCACAACCTCGTCGACCTGCTGGGCTATCGCGCACAGGTGCGCGGAGACGCGTTGCTCTACCGCTTCCTGGAGTCGGGCGACGTGGACGGCCCGGTGGAGGAGTGGAGCTACGCGAGGCTGGACGCGCGGGCGCGGGCGTTGGGCGCGCAGCTGCGGGCTTCGGGTGCGACGGGTGAGCGTGCGCTGCTGCTGTATCCGCCCGGGATGGAGTTCGTCGCGGGCTTCATGGGCTGCCTGTACGGGGGCGTCATCGCGGTGCCGTGCTATCCGCCGGACCCGACGCGCCTGGAGCGCACCCTGCCCCGCCTGCGCGCCATCGCGCAGGACTGCGGCGCGCGCTACGTGCTCACCACGCAGTTCATCGTGGACATGTCGGAGCTGTTCAAGCCGCAGGCGCCGGAGCTGGCGGAGCTCCAGTGGCTGGCGAGCGACTCGGTGCCGGAGGGCCTCGCGGCGGACTGGCGCCGTCCGGAGCTGGAGGGCAACACGCTGGCGTTCCTCCAGTACACCTCCGGCTCCACGGGCAACCCCAAGGGCGTGATGGTGAGCCACGCCAACATCCTGCACAACGAGGCGTTCATCACCCGAGGCTTCGGGCTGGATGCGTCGCGCTCGTCGGGCATGGGCTGGCTGCCCATGTTCCATGACATGGGCCTCATCGGGAAGGTGCTCCAGCCGCTCTACCTGGGCTTCCCCTGCACGCTCATGTCGCCCATCTCCTTCCTGCAGCGCCCGCTGCGCTGGCTGGAGGCCATCTCCCACTACCAGGCCACGTGCAGCGGAGGTCCCAACTTCGCGTACGACTTGTGCGTGAGGAAGGCGACCGAGGAGGACCGCGCGAAGCTGAAGCTGCACAGCTGGGACCTGGCCTTCAACGGCGCGGAGCCGGTGCGGCGCGAGACGCTGGAGCGCTTCGCGGAGACCTTCGCCCCCTGCGGCTTCCGGCGCACGGCTTTCTACCCCTGCTACGGCCTGGCGGAGACGACGCTCATCGTCACGGGTGGAACCAAGGGCCAGCCCTACGTCCACGGCCAGTTCGTCTCGGACGCGATGGAGCACGGCCGCGCCGAGGAAGCGGCGGCGGACGCCCCTGGCACTCGCACGCTGGTGGGCGCGGGCGTCAGCGCGCCGGATCAGCGCGTGCTCATCGTCCATCCCGAATCGCGTGAAGTGCTCCCGGCGAACTCGGTGGGAGAGATCTGGGTCTCAGGCCCCAGCGTGGCGCAGGGCTACTGGGCGCGTCCGGAAGAGACGGCCCACGCGTTCGACGCGAGGCTGGCCTCGGGCGAGGGGCCCTTCCTGCGCACGGGCGACCTGGCGTTCCTCTCGGCCTCGGGCGAGCTCTTCGTCACCGGCCGCTTGAAGGACCTGCTCATCATCCGCGGCCGCAACCTGTATCCGCAGGACCTGGAGATGGACGCGGAGCGGGCCCACCGCGCGGTGCGCGCGGGCTGCAGCGCGGCCTTCAGCGTGGACGTGGAGGGCGAGGAGCGGCTTTTTGTCGCCCTGGAAGTGGACGTGCGCGACGGCTTCGACGCCTCCGCGGTGGTCGCGGCCGTGCGTCAGCGGCTCGCGGAGCAACACACCGTCCACGCGCATGGCATCGTGCTGCTCCAGGCCCGCAGCATCCCCAAGACGTCGAGCGGGAAGATTCAACGCCGCGCCACCAAGGCCGCGTACCTGGCGGGCGAGCTGGAGGTCGTCGAGCTGTCGGTGGCGGAGACCGAGCCCGTCGCCGCGCCTCCGGCTCCGACGCTCCCGCTGAAGGAGCTGCTCGTCACCGCGTCCGAGACGGAGCGCCGCGCGCACGTGGAGGAGTTCCTGCGGCACGCCGTGGCGCGGACGCTGCGCGTGGATGTCCGCAAGCTCCAGGGCGACTCGTCGCTCGCGAGCCTGGGCCTGGACTCGCTGATGGTGCTGGAGCTCCACGGGCTGCTGGAGTCGGAGCTGGGCGTGGCACTCCCCGCCGCGTTCCTCTGGATGAGCCAGACGCTGGAGGCCGCGGCCGACAAGCTCCTGGAGGCGTGGCAGGGCGTGCGGCCGGACTTCTCGCTCGCGGCGCCCCCGCTGACGGCGGGCCCTCGCGATGGGGAGCTGCCGCTGTCGTCGGGCCAGCTGCGGCTGTGGTTCCTGGACCGGCTGGTGCCGGACAGCGCGCTGTACAACGTCCACTTCCAGCTCCACCTCGGCGGGCCGCTGGATGGGGAGGCCCTGCGGCGGAGCCTGGATGCGCTGCTCACGCGCCATCCGCTGTTGAACGCGGCCTTCCCCGAGGTGGAGGGCCAGCCGCGGCTCGTCGTTCGCGCCCCCGCGTCGCTGCCCTTGCCGCAGGTCGACCTGCGCTCCGAGAAGCCCGAGGCGCGAGAGGCGGCGCTGCACCGTCTGGCGTTGGAGCAGGCGCGAGAGCCCTTCCGCCTGATGGAAGGCCCCACCGTGCGCGCGACGCTGGTGCGGCTGGGCGACAACGAGCACCGGCTGCTCATGACCCAGCACCACATCGTGACCGACGGCTGGTCCGTGGGCGTGCTGGGCCGCGAGCTCGCCGCGCTGTATCGCGCGCAGGTCTCTGACACCGACGCGAAGCTTCCCCCTCCCCGCCTCCACTACGCGGACTACTCGCGCTGGCAGCAGGGCCTGGGCCCGCTGCTCGACGGACAGCGTGCGTACTGGGCGAAGCAGCTCGCGGGGCTGCCTCGGCTGGAGCTGCCCACGGACTTCACGCGGCCCCGCGAGCCGAGAGTCCAGGGCGCGCTGCACCGCCTCACGCTGGACCGCTCGCTGGTGGAGTCCCTGCGCGCCTTGGGCCGTCGCGAGGGCTGCACGCTCTTCATCACGCTGACGGCGGCGTGGACGGCGCTGCTCCACCGCTACAGCGGACAGGAAGACTTCGCCGTGGGCACGGTGGTGGCGAACCGCGAGCGGCCCGAGCTGCGCGACGTGCTGGGCTTCTTCGCGCACACGCTCGCGCTGCGCGCGGACCTCGCCGGTCAGCCGAGCTTCCGTGAGCTGCTCGCCCGCACGCGGCGGACGTTCCACGAGGCCCTGGCCCACGCGGACCTCCCGTTCGAGGACGTCGTGGCCTCCGCGCGTGTGCCCCGAGGCGGCGCGGACAACCCGCTCTTCCAGACGGCGCTCCTCCTGGAGGCGCTCCCGCCCACCGACCTCACGGTGCCGGGCATGGAGTGGCGCCCGGTGCTCCCCGTGCCGGACGGCGCGGTGGAGGGCACGTCGAAGTTCGACCTCCAGCTCTCCCTCGTCGAGACGGCGGACGGCTTGTCCGGTGCGCTCGAGTACCGCACGGACCTCTTCGCTCCCGCGACGGTGGCGCGGCTCGCCAGCCACTTCGAGACGGTGCTGCGCGCGGCGGTGGAGGCCGTGGAGCTGAAGGTGGACGACCTGCCGCTGCTCGACGCGGAGGAGACGCGCCGGCTGCTGGTGGACTGGAACGACCTCACCCCCGCGCAGGCCGACGACGCGGCGTTGTGCATCCATGCGCAGTTCCGCGCGCAGGCGGCCCGGACGCCCGATGCGGTGGCGGTGGCGGGTGATGACGCGACGCTCACCTACGCGGAGCTGGAGGGTCGCGCGAACGCGCTGGCCTGGCGGCTGAGGGATGCGGGGGTGGGCCCCGAGGTGCGCGTGGGCCTGTGCCTGGAGCGCTCGGCGGCCATGATGGTGGCCATGCTGGGTGTGCTCAAGGCGGGCGGCGCGTACGTGCCGCTGGACCCGGACTATCCCCGCGAGCGGCTCGCCTTCATGCTGGAGGACTCGGGCGCCGCGGTGCTGCTCACCGAGACGCACCTGCAGGGCTCCATTCCTCCCGGGCGCGCGCGCGTCGTCCTCCTGGACGACGCCTCCGTGGATGCCCGCGAGACGCGGGATGTGCCGCCCGCGTCGGGCACGAGCACGTCGAGCCTCGCGTACGTCATCTACACCTCCGGCTCCACGGGACGTCCCAAGGGCGTCATGGTGCCGCACGGTGGCGTGGCCAACTTCTTCACCGCGATGGATGCGCGCCTGGGCCACCAGCCCGTGGGCTCGTGGCTGGCCGTCACCAGCATCTCCTTCGACATCTCCGTGCTGGAGCTGCTGTGGACGCTCACGCGCGGCTTCAAGGTCGTGGTGCAGGGCGAGGGCGCGCTGCTCAAGGCGCCGTCCCGCGTCGCGACCGCCCGGCGCAAGCCGATGGAGCTCAGCCTCTTCTACTTCGCGGATGACGCGGAGAAGTCGACGGGAGACCGCTACCGCCTGCTGATGGAAGGCGCGAAGTTCGCCGACCGCCATGGCTTCGCGGCGGTGTGGACGCCGGAGCGCCACTTCCACGCCTTCGGCGGCCTGTACCCCAGCCCCGCGGTGGCGAGCGCGGCCATCGCCGCCGTGACGGAGCGCGTGGCCATCCGCGCGGGCAGCGTCGTGTTGCCCCTGCACCACCCGGTGCGCGTCGCCGAGGAGTGGGCGCTGGTGGACAACCTGTCGAAGGGCCGCGTGGGCATCTCCGTGGCCTCCGGCTGGCATGCGAATGACTTCGTCTTCGCGCCCGAGCGCTACGAGAAGCGTCGCGAGCTGATGATGGAGGGGCTGGAGACGGTGCGCCGGCTCTGGCGGGGCGAGACGCTGAAGATGCAGGGCGGCGCGGGCGCGCAGGTGGACGTCACGCTGCGGCCCCGTCCCATCCAGAAGGACCTGCCGGTGTGGCTCACGGCGGCGGGCAATCCCGACACGTTCATCACCGCGGGGCGCATGGGCTGCCATGTCCTCACGCACCTGCTTGGCCAGACGTGGGACGACCTGGAGAAGAAGCTGGGCCTCTACCGCGACGCCTGGCGCGCGGCCGGCCACGCGGGTGACGGACACGTCACGCTGATGCTCCACACGTTCATCGGCGAGGACGCCGCGCAGGTGCGCGCGGTGGTGGAGAAGCCGTTCCGCGACTACCTGCGCAGCTCCGCCGACCTGATGCGCGGCCTGGGGCGGACGCTGGGCGTGGACCTGGACACCGCGACGGAGGCCGACCTGGACCGCCTCGCCGCGCAGGCCTTCGAGCGCTACTTCGAGACGAGCGGACTGTTCGGCACGCCGCGCTCCGTGCGCGAGCGGATGGAGCAGCTCCGCGCGCTGGGCGTGGACGAGGTCGGCTGCCTCATCGACTTCGGCATCCCCGCGGAGACGGTGCTGGCCAGCCTGCCCCGGCTGCACGAGGTGAAGTGCCAGGCGGACCGCGATGGACGCCGTGCGAGCACCGCGCGCTCCATCCCGCTCAACCTGCGCGAGCACGCGGTGACGCATCTGCAGTGCACGCCGTCGCTGGCGCGAGCGCTCATGGCGGAGCCCGAGACCGTCGAGGCGCTCGCCGGGCTGCGCCGCCTCATGGTCGGCGGCGAAGCACTCCCCTCGTCGCTGGGGACGTCGCTGCGTCAGGCCCTGGGCGAGGGAGCCCGGCTGCTCAACATGTACGGCCCCACGGAGACGACCATCTGGTCCTCGACGCACGACGTGCGTGACGAGAGCGGCCCGGTGGCGTCCATCGGCTCGCCGTTCTCCCGCACCCAGTTCTACCTGCTCGACGCGAAGCTGCGGCCGGTGCCGGTGGGGGTCCCCGGAGAGCTCTTCATCGGCGGCGCGGGCGTGGTGCGCGGCTACCTCTCGCGGCCGGAGCTGACCGCGGAGCGCTTCGTGCCGGACCCGTTCTCGCGAGAGCCGGGCGCGCGGGTGTACCGCACGGGAGACCGGGCGCGCTGGCGCGACGACGGCACGGTGGAGTTCCTGGGCCGCGTGGACCACCAGCTGAAGGTGCGCGGCTTCCGCATCGAGGCGGGTGAAATCGAAGCGGTGCTGAGCGCGAGGCCGGAGGTGCGCGAGGCGGTGGTGGTGGCCCGCGAGGACACGCCGGGCGACGTGCGGCTGGTGGCCTACGTGGTGGCGCGCGACGGGCAGACGGTGGACGCGACGGCGCTGCGGGACGCGGTGGCGCTGCGGCTGCCGGAGCACATGGTTCCCTCGCTGCTGGTGACGCTGCCGGCGCTGCCGCTCACGCCCAACGGCAAGGTGGACCGCAAGGCCCTCCCCGCCCCCACGGCGGCCCGAGCCTCACGCGCGGCCTACGTGGCGCCGCAGAGCCAGCTGGAGATGCAGATCTCCGACGTGTGGAAGCAGGTCCTCAACGTCGATCAGGTCGGCGTGGACGACAACTTCTTCGACCTGGGTGGGCACTCGCTGCTCATGGTGCAGGTGCATGCGCGGCTCAAGGCCGTGCTGGGCTCGGAGCTGCCGCTGCTCAAGCTCCTGGAGCACCCGACGGTCAGCGCCCTCGCGCGCTACCTGCGGCAGGGTCCCGCATCGAATGTCACCCCGGTCGAGTCTGCTCAGGACCGGGCGAAGCGCCAGCTCGAGAGCATGAAGCGGCAGCAACAGCGCGCCAGGAAACAGGGGTAG